The stretch of DNA GTGGGCCTTCAATTCATCCTCGCCCAGGTCCAGCATCTGCTGCGGTGTCTGGACACGCTCGAACAAAGATTTGGTCGCCTTGTTGACGCCGACATCGGTCGACTGGGCAGATAGAGCGACCGCAACGACGAGCTGATAAGGGTTGGAATAGGCAAGTTCGGCCTCGGGCTCGGGATTGTCCTCGGCGAGCCGCGAGTAGAAGGCGAAGATATCGTCCTTCTTCATGCCGTCTGCCGCTCGGGCTATTGCCCGATCACGTCTCGCATCGAGTAGAGACCGGGTTCCCTGTCGACGAGGAATTGCGCTGCGATCAGCGCGCCGCGTGCGAAGATGGCGCGGTCCTCGGCGCGGTGCGAGAGAATGAGGCGCTCCTGCGGGCCCAGAAAGAGCACGTCGTGATCGCCCGCGACGCTGCCGCCGCGGAGCGCGGCATAGCCGATCGCGCCCTGTTCACGGTGAAGGCCGGTGCCGTCGCGTCCGCGTTCCTCGCCCGTCTCGCCGCCGCGCCCCTTCGCCGCCGCGCTGCCGAGATGGAGCGCGGTTCCGGAGGGGGCGTCGGCCTTGTGCCGGTGGTGGGTTTCGCTGATCTCCACATCCCATTCGTAAGACGGCAGGATCCGGGCGGCGCGTTCGACGAGATCGGCCAATAGCGCGACCCCGACCGAGGTGTTGGGGGCCTTGAGGATGGCGATCTGCTGCGACGCATCCTCCAGCATCTTGT from Sphingomicrobium sp. XHP0239 encodes:
- the dapB gene encoding 4-hydroxy-tetrahydrodipicolinate reductase, with the translated sequence MKIKLFAADGRMGRAISAAADDMPDIEVDNHDPDVLIDFSAPAALKASIEQAKASGVALLVGTTGLDDHHDKMLEDASQQIAILKAPNTSVGVALLADLVERAARILPSYEWDVEISETHHRHKADAPSGTALHLGSAAAKGRGGETGEERGRDGTGLHREQGAIGYAALRGGSVAGDHDVLFLGPQERLILSHRAEDRAIFARGALIAAQFLVDREPGLYSMRDVIGQ